One genomic segment of Desulforamulus reducens MI-1 includes these proteins:
- a CDS encoding NADH-dependent [FeFe] hydrogenase, group A6 — MATVTLTIDNVKVEVEQGSTILDAAKKIGINIPTLCYMKEINAIGACRICVVEVVGARALQAACVTPATEGMVVKTNSAAVRASRKMTLELIQSNHPQECNTCLRNNNCELQALSEAMGLKEVRFIRPSQSHSKDDIDNSSPSIVRDPRKCILCRRCVAVCEKVQGVKCISAVNRGFETTIAPPFNQGLFDVNCTMCGQCTLVCPTGAITEVDDTGKVWRALDDSTKHVVVQTAPAVRVAIAEEFGMEPGTVSTGKLVAALRRLGFDSVMDTDFAADLTILEEGNEFIKRVTEGGVLPMITSCSPGWIKYIEMYYPDLLAHLSTCKSPQQMFGALVKSFYAEKKAIDPANIVSVSIMPCTAKKFEAQRDELRDSGYQDVDIVLTTRELARMLREIGIDWDNLSDDDYDAPMGLSTGAAVIFGVTGGVMEAAVRTVYEVLTKEAMPNINLTPVRGMEGIKEATLKVGDLDVKVAVAHTLGNARKLLDKIRAGEADYHFIEIMCCPGGCIGGGGQPIPTNLEVRLKRIAGTYRADEALPLRKSHENPAIKAIYEEFLGEPLGEKSHKLLHTHYVPRGVYRKPEGLPNKVPSGEHH; from the coding sequence ATGGCAACTGTAACACTAACCATTGACAATGTAAAAGTTGAAGTTGAACAAGGTTCAACGATATTAGATGCTGCGAAAAAAATTGGCATTAATATTCCAACCCTTTGCTATATGAAAGAGATTAATGCCATTGGCGCCTGTCGTATTTGCGTGGTAGAAGTAGTAGGTGCCCGGGCCCTCCAGGCTGCCTGTGTTACCCCAGCTACGGAAGGCATGGTTGTAAAGACCAACTCAGCAGCCGTTAGAGCTTCCCGCAAAATGACTCTTGAACTGATTCAGTCTAATCACCCGCAGGAATGCAACACCTGCCTGCGTAACAACAATTGTGAACTGCAAGCTCTTTCCGAAGCCATGGGACTTAAAGAGGTTCGTTTTATAAGACCTTCCCAAAGCCATAGTAAAGACGATATCGACAACTCTTCCCCATCCATCGTTCGTGACCCTCGGAAGTGTATTTTGTGCCGTCGTTGTGTAGCAGTTTGCGAAAAGGTACAAGGCGTTAAGTGTATCAGTGCTGTAAACCGTGGCTTTGAAACCACCATTGCACCTCCATTTAACCAAGGTCTGTTTGATGTAAACTGCACCATGTGCGGTCAGTGCACCCTAGTCTGCCCCACTGGTGCCATCACTGAAGTGGATGACACTGGTAAAGTATGGCGCGCTCTGGATGATTCAACCAAACACGTGGTTGTTCAAACTGCACCCGCAGTACGCGTAGCCATTGCTGAAGAATTTGGTATGGAACCAGGCACTGTTAGTACCGGCAAACTGGTTGCAGCTCTACGTCGCCTCGGCTTTGATAGCGTCATGGATACCGACTTTGCAGCTGACTTAACCATTTTAGAAGAGGGTAATGAATTTATTAAGCGGGTCACCGAAGGTGGCGTACTGCCGATGATCACTTCCTGCAGTCCTGGTTGGATTAAATACATTGAAATGTATTATCCCGACCTGTTGGCTCACCTTTCCACTTGTAAGTCCCCTCAACAAATGTTTGGAGCACTGGTTAAGTCCTTCTATGCTGAGAAAAAAGCAATTGATCCAGCCAATATCGTCAGTGTATCGATCATGCCTTGTACAGCTAAGAAGTTTGAAGCCCAGCGTGATGAACTTAGGGACAGTGGTTATCAGGATGTGGACATTGTTCTTACCACCCGCGAACTTGCACGTATGCTCCGAGAAATTGGCATTGATTGGGATAATCTTTCCGATGACGATTACGATGCCCCAATGGGCTTATCCACTGGTGCTGCGGTTATCTTCGGTGTTACCGGCGGTGTAATGGAAGCAGCTGTACGTACTGTATACGAAGTACTTACCAAGGAAGCCATGCCAAATATTAACTTAACCCCAGTACGTGGCATGGAAGGTATTAAAGAAGCTACCCTTAAGGTTGGAGACCTAGATGTAAAAGTAGCAGTTGCTCATACCCTGGGTAATGCCCGTAAACTTTTAGATAAAATCCGTGCCGGCGAAGCCGATTATCACTTTATCGAAATAATGTGCTGCCCTGGTGGTTGTATTGGCGGCGGTGGTCAACCTATTCCTACGAACCTAGAAGTACGCCTTAAACGTATTGCCGGCACCTATAGGGCTGATGAAGCTTTGCCACTTCGTAAATCCCATGAAAACCCTGCCATCAAGGCAATTTATGAAGAATTCTTGGGAGAACCCCTGGGAGAGAAGTCACATAAACTTCTTCATACCCACTATGTGCCCCGTGGCGTTTATAGGAAACCAGAAGGCCTACCGAATAAAGTACCCTCAGGAGAACATCATTAG
- a CDS encoding [FeFe] hydrogenase, group A, protein MSGKITINGQIIDFTDEKNILAVARKVGIDIPTLCYHPELTIAGACRLCVVEIERMGVQASCSTAPTDGMVVYTNSEKVNRVRKMVLELLLANHDRECTTCDSSGACKLQKYANDYGIKRLRYPNRTTMAPLDTSSLSIVRDPNKCILCGLCVRVCKEKQGIGVWDFKNRGSRTDIVAAMDQPLSESACINCGQCIAVCPTGALTSNSSSIQEIWAAIRDPKKTVVCQIAPAPRAALGEEFGLGSVDVTKKVVTALRKIGFDKVFDTVFTADMTTIEESNEFLSRLVKGENLPLFTSCCPGWVKYAEEFHPELLSNLSSCRSPQQMFGAVLKKKYAKELGIAPQDMFVVSVMPCTAKKYEAKRPEFTTEGAYDVDAVLTTVEAARMIKEAGIIFNTLEESEFDQPMQQATGSGVLFGTTGGVMESVIRYVAGKLLNAEGRVDVEFTRGMEDTKIASINVGDNKLNLAVVNGLSATEALIQKIQSGELDVQAVEVMACPGGCVGGGGQPFQNDNEHRKARASEIYGIDAKLELHKAQDNEDLNKIFEKYWGGCCNHDTHHDLHTHYNPKRRVAGNEIVIKDGNGPEITVCIGEGCMKKGSISLIEKLVNLPVKVKGVFCLENCGNGVSVKVNDEILHVTPENALESIQKKCGCSCGCCSK, encoded by the coding sequence ATGAGTGGAAAAATTACCATTAATGGTCAAATTATAGATTTTACCGATGAAAAGAATATTCTGGCTGTTGCACGAAAAGTAGGTATTGATATCCCTACCCTCTGCTATCATCCTGAACTAACCATTGCGGGTGCTTGTCGTTTGTGTGTGGTAGAAATTGAGAGAATGGGCGTTCAGGCTTCCTGTTCTACCGCTCCCACAGATGGTATGGTGGTTTATACCAATTCAGAAAAAGTTAACAGAGTACGCAAAATGGTACTGGAACTCCTTTTGGCAAATCACGACCGTGAGTGTACAACCTGTGACTCCAGCGGGGCTTGCAAACTTCAAAAGTATGCCAATGACTATGGTATTAAACGTTTGCGCTATCCAAATCGTACAACAATGGCTCCATTGGATACTTCAAGCCTGTCTATTGTTCGGGATCCCAACAAGTGTATCCTATGCGGTTTATGTGTACGGGTATGTAAAGAAAAACAAGGCATTGGTGTATGGGATTTCAAAAACCGTGGTTCTCGTACTGATATTGTTGCCGCTATGGATCAGCCTTTGTCTGAATCTGCTTGTATTAACTGCGGTCAGTGCATCGCGGTTTGTCCTACAGGAGCCCTTACATCCAACTCCTCTTCTATACAAGAAATTTGGGCGGCCATTCGTGATCCTAAAAAGACCGTTGTTTGCCAGATAGCCCCGGCTCCCAGAGCAGCCCTCGGAGAAGAATTTGGCCTGGGTTCCGTTGATGTAACTAAAAAAGTCGTAACAGCTCTGCGTAAAATAGGTTTTGACAAAGTCTTCGACACAGTATTCACAGCCGATATGACAACCATCGAAGAGTCCAATGAATTTTTAAGCAGGCTTGTAAAGGGAGAGAATCTTCCCCTCTTTACCTCCTGTTGCCCCGGTTGGGTAAAATATGCGGAGGAATTCCATCCTGAACTGCTTAGCAATTTATCGAGTTGCCGGTCACCACAACAAATGTTTGGTGCTGTATTAAAGAAAAAGTACGCCAAGGAACTGGGGATTGCCCCACAAGATATGTTTGTGGTATCGGTGATGCCCTGTACCGCTAAAAAATATGAAGCAAAACGTCCGGAGTTTACCACCGAAGGCGCCTATGATGTAGACGCAGTATTAACAACTGTTGAAGCTGCCCGGATGATTAAAGAAGCTGGCATTATTTTCAATACACTAGAAGAATCGGAATTTGACCAACCGATGCAACAAGCTACCGGTTCTGGAGTATTGTTTGGTACCACTGGTGGGGTAATGGAATCTGTCATTCGTTACGTTGCCGGGAAACTTCTCAATGCAGAAGGCCGAGTTGACGTAGAATTCACCCGTGGTATGGAAGATACTAAAATTGCCAGCATAAATGTAGGTGACAATAAGCTAAATCTGGCTGTGGTAAATGGACTGTCTGCCACAGAAGCTTTAATTCAAAAGATCCAGTCTGGTGAATTAGATGTTCAGGCAGTAGAAGTTATGGCTTGTCCCGGTGGCTGTGTAGGAGGCGGCGGCCAGCCCTTCCAAAATGATAACGAACACCGCAAAGCCAGGGCCAGTGAAATTTATGGTATTGATGCAAAACTAGAGCTTCATAAAGCACAGGATAATGAAGATCTAAATAAAATTTTTGAAAAATATTGGGGTGGTTGCTGCAACCATGATACCCACCATGATTTGCACACCCACTATAATCCCAAAAGACGTGTTGCCGGTAATGAAATTGTAATCAAAGATGGTAATGGTCCAGAAATAACCGTATGTATTGGCGAAGGTTGCATGAAAAAAGGTTCCATTAGTTTAATAGAAAAGCTAGTTAACTTACCAGTTAAAGTCAAAGGTGTTTTCTGTCTAGAAAACTGTGGCAACGGTGTATCCGTTAAGGTTAATGATGAAATCCTACACGTCACTCCAGAAAATGCTTTAGAATCCATTCAAAAAAAGTGCGGTTGTAGTTGTGGTTGCTGCTCTAAATAG
- a CDS encoding NuoF family protein, which produces MNFKELELLRATAKEGIKLRLGEEPSDNFKYHVLVCGGTGCHSVGCQNTLQALQKAIDSQGLQDTVKLVVTGCMGTCEMGPVITVFPDGYYYCRVQPEDAEELVTSHLKEGKYVDRLCYHTADGTVQPRKSDMTFFKKQKRNALRNCGLINQTSIEEYIAVGGFKALAKTLQEMTPQQVVDEVKKSGLRGRGGGGFPTGLKWQFVLDQKSDQKYVVCNGDEGDPGAFMDRSVLEDDPYSVIEAMTIGGYAVGANKGYAYIRLEYPKAIDHFNKALARAREVGLLGNNILESDFSFDIEIRVGAGAFVCGEETALLASIEGRRGEPRPRPPFPAVSGLFEKPTLLNNVETYASICPIIINGGEWYATMGTEKSKGTKVFTLAGKINNTGLVEIPLGLTLREMVEDIGGGVPNGKAFKAAQTGGPSGGCIPAAYLDTPIDYENLAALGSIVGSGGMIIVDESTCMVDLAKFYLGFTQDESCGKCTPCRIGTKRMLEILERITKGLGKPEDLDLLVELANSIKASALCGLGQTAPNPILSTLRYFRDEFEAHIKDKTCPAGVCKMPRKGLKS; this is translated from the coding sequence ATGAATTTTAAAGAATTAGAATTGCTAAGAGCAACTGCTAAGGAAGGTATTAAATTACGTTTGGGTGAAGAACCATCCGACAATTTCAAATATCACGTTTTAGTATGCGGCGGTACCGGATGTCATTCAGTTGGTTGTCAAAATACTTTGCAAGCTCTGCAAAAGGCAATTGACAGCCAAGGCTTGCAAGATACAGTTAAATTAGTGGTTACAGGTTGTATGGGTACCTGTGAAATGGGACCTGTAATAACAGTATTCCCAGATGGTTATTATTACTGTCGTGTTCAACCCGAGGATGCCGAGGAACTGGTTACTTCTCATCTGAAGGAAGGCAAGTATGTGGATCGTCTGTGCTATCACACTGCTGATGGAACTGTACAACCCCGCAAATCTGACATGACTTTCTTTAAAAAGCAAAAACGGAATGCACTCCGTAACTGTGGTCTAATCAACCAAACTTCTATCGAAGAATACATTGCAGTGGGTGGATTTAAAGCACTGGCTAAGACTCTGCAGGAAATGACTCCCCAGCAGGTCGTAGACGAAGTGAAAAAATCCGGTCTGCGTGGTCGGGGTGGCGGCGGTTTTCCCACTGGTTTAAAATGGCAATTTGTACTAGACCAAAAATCCGACCAGAAATATGTTGTTTGCAACGGTGACGAGGGTGACCCGGGTGCCTTCATGGATCGTTCTGTATTAGAAGATGATCCCTATTCTGTCATTGAAGCTATGACCATTGGCGGGTATGCAGTGGGCGCCAATAAGGGTTATGCTTACATTCGTTTAGAGTATCCCAAAGCCATTGATCACTTTAATAAGGCCCTTGCCCGTGCCAGAGAAGTGGGCTTGCTGGGTAACAACATTTTAGAATCAGATTTCAGTTTTGATATCGAAATTCGTGTGGGTGCCGGAGCTTTTGTGTGCGGCGAAGAAACTGCCCTCTTAGCCTCTATTGAAGGTCGCCGTGGTGAGCCTCGTCCACGCCCCCCCTTCCCTGCTGTCTCCGGTTTATTTGAGAAACCAACCCTGCTGAATAACGTTGAAACCTATGCTAGTATCTGCCCCATTATTATTAACGGTGGTGAATGGTATGCCACCATGGGTACAGAAAAGAGTAAAGGCACCAAGGTTTTCACTTTGGCCGGTAAGATTAACAACACTGGTTTAGTAGAAATTCCATTAGGCCTTACTTTACGCGAAATGGTAGAAGACATTGGCGGCGGAGTACCAAATGGCAAAGCCTTTAAAGCTGCCCAAACCGGAGGTCCATCCGGCGGTTGTATTCCTGCTGCTTATTTAGATACTCCTATTGATTATGAAAACCTAGCAGCCCTTGGTTCTATCGTTGGTTCAGGCGGTATGATCATTGTAGACGAAAGTACCTGTATGGTAGACCTAGCTAAATTCTATTTAGGCTTTACGCAGGATGAATCCTGCGGCAAATGTACCCCTTGCCGTATTGGTACCAAGAGAATGCTGGAAATACTCGAGCGTATTACAAAGGGATTAGGCAAGCCAGAGGATTTAGATCTATTAGTTGAACTGGCCAACTCTATCAAGGCCTCTGCCCTTTGTGGATTAGGCCAAACTGCTCCCAATCCCATTCTTAGCACCTTGCGTTATTTCCGTGATGAATTTGAAGCCCACATTAAGGATAAAACCTGCCCGGCTGGCGTTTGCAAAATGCCCCGCAAAGGCCTAAAATCCTAG
- the nadE gene encoding NAD(+) synthase, whose translation MKDLAEKLSQWVKDEVEKAGAQGAVVGLSGGIDSSCVAALCKRAFPDNVLGVIMPCYSNPEDAADAKLLAKTLSVPYEEIELDEPFDWFIQRLTGQDYDIHSCDLSIVNIKPRLRMTTLYYYSNRHNYLVVGTTNKAEMVVGHYTKYGDGGADILPLANLAKSEVRALAKELGIPQRIIDKAPSAGLWFGHCDEKEMGISYEALDQYILTGDTLAEAKRTIQALEKKREHKRFMPPTPPVR comes from the coding sequence ATGAAGGACTTGGCGGAGAAACTATCACAATGGGTTAAGGATGAGGTTGAAAAAGCAGGTGCCCAGGGTGCGGTAGTGGGACTCAGTGGCGGGATCGATTCTTCCTGTGTTGCAGCTCTATGTAAACGAGCTTTTCCGGACAATGTGTTGGGTGTTATAATGCCCTGTTATAGTAATCCAGAGGATGCAGCAGATGCAAAATTATTAGCCAAAACATTGTCTGTGCCCTATGAAGAAATAGAATTAGATGAGCCCTTTGACTGGTTTATTCAGCGATTGACTGGACAAGATTATGATATTCATAGTTGTGATTTATCGATTGTAAATATTAAACCCAGATTAAGGATGACTACTTTATATTATTATTCAAATCGGCATAATTATTTAGTAGTAGGAACCACCAATAAAGCTGAAATGGTAGTGGGCCACTACACAAAATATGGTGACGGTGGAGCAGATATCCTTCCACTGGCAAACTTGGCTAAGTCTGAAGTGAGGGCTTTAGCCAAAGAGCTTGGTATACCACAGAGAATTATTGATAAGGCTCCCTCAGCTGGTTTGTGGTTTGGACATTGTGATGAAAAAGAAATGGGAATTAGTTATGAAGCTTTGGATCAATATATCTTAACCGGAGATACTTTGGCAGAAGCGAAAAGGACCATACAAGCCTTAGAGAAAAAAAGAGAGCACAAAAGGTTTATGCCACCGACTCCTCCGGTACGTTAA
- the nuoE gene encoding NADH-quinone oxidoreductase subunit NuoE codes for MENRDIKFLNVQKIIDSHEGKVSHLIGILQEVQSDYGYLPKEVLTYIATSMGISPATVLGVATFYAQFSLIPKGKYVIRVCDGTACHVRGSEPIMMALRKELGINTEKPTTDDLMFTLETVSCLGACGLAPVVVADEEVHGQMTPDGILEIVRKLAPAASEN; via the coding sequence ATGGAAAATAGAGATATAAAATTCCTAAATGTTCAAAAGATAATTGATTCACACGAGGGAAAGGTTTCTCATTTGATTGGAATATTACAAGAAGTGCAATCAGACTACGGTTATTTGCCGAAGGAAGTTTTAACCTACATAGCTACATCAATGGGAATCTCCCCAGCCACCGTACTGGGAGTAGCAACCTTCTATGCTCAGTTTTCTCTAATCCCAAAGGGCAAGTACGTTATCCGTGTTTGTGATGGAACTGCATGTCACGTGCGTGGGTCAGAGCCCATTATGATGGCGTTACGAAAGGAACTTGGCATTAACACAGAAAAACCAACCACGGATGATTTAATGTTTACTTTAGAAACAGTCTCCTGTTTAGGAGCTTGCGGACTAGCTCCAGTTGTGGTTGCCGATGAGGAAGTTCATGGTCAAATGACCCCGGATGGGATCTTAGAAATAGTAAGAAAATTGGCACCTGCTGCCAGTGAAAATTAG
- the nuoE gene encoding NADH-quinone oxidoreductase subunit NuoE — MGTECTCNCNQSKLDALFAQYKGNPNGLIVVMAAIQESQGYLPKDLLVRTAEELGVPLSDVYGVATFYAAFSLRPRGRHSVNLCLGTACYVKGAPEVQSMLEKEMGIKAGNTTEDRRFSLDLVRCLGACGIAPVLTVNGEVYPRMTAEKVTEVLSKYE, encoded by the coding sequence ATGGGTACTGAGTGCACATGCAACTGTAATCAGTCGAAGTTGGATGCGCTTTTTGCTCAATATAAGGGCAATCCCAATGGCCTTATTGTGGTCATGGCGGCCATTCAAGAATCTCAAGGGTACCTTCCCAAAGATTTGTTAGTAAGAACTGCCGAGGAGTTAGGTGTTCCTCTCAGTGACGTTTACGGTGTGGCTACTTTTTATGCTGCCTTTAGCCTTCGTCCTAGGGGAAGACATTCCGTGAACCTTTGTCTGGGAACAGCTTGTTATGTAAAAGGAGCACCTGAAGTTCAAAGTATGTTAGAAAAAGAAATGGGCATTAAAGCAGGTAATACCACGGAAGATCGGCGCTTTAGTCTGGATTTAGTAAGATGTTTGGGTGCCTGTGGTATTGCACCGGTATTGACAGTAAACGGTGAAGTTTATCCCCGTATGACTGCAGAAAAAGTAACTGAAGTGTTAAGCAAATATGAATAA
- a CDS encoding NADH-quinone oxidoreductase subunit NuoF gives MLIKSHDDLKQLRQKVKAALDQEKMRILVCAGTGCVANGSLKVYAALKRMIEEKGLLTSVELVEEVSHEGIAVNISGCHGFCQMGPLVRFEPSGLLYCKVKEEDAEEIVNTTVLNNGIVERLLYEDPNTGEKIKTQDENPFYKRQERVTLRYCGRIDPDDIYDYIAHRGYRAISKILQEMNPEEVIKEVNDSGLRGRGGGGFPTGRKWSFAASQPGPKKYIICNGDEGDPGAFMDRSVMEGNPHSVLEGMMIAGYAIGANEGYIYARAEYPLAIKRMRKAIADAEAHGLLGNNILGSDFNFKINIKEGAGAFVCGEETALIASIEGERGMPRPRPPFPAVKGLWGCPTIINNVETLANLRYIINNGAGEFKKYGTAGSSGTKTFALAGQVQNTGLVEVPMGVTLREVVFDIGGGLRDGKKYKSVQIGGPSGGCLTEDKLDLPLDYDELMKVGAMIGSGGLVVMGDDTCMVETAKFFMGFVQNESCGKCVPCREGTKQLLALLTKITEGKGTEADLDLLEELAQNVKDGSLCGLGKTAPNPVLTTLRYFRDEYIAHVRDKKCPAGACQALKEYYINPEKCKGCTVCSRVCPAGAITGEKKQPHVINVDLCLKCGACMEKCKFGSIEIR, from the coding sequence ATGCTAATAAAAAGTCATGATGATCTAAAACAACTTAGACAGAAGGTAAAGGCTGCCCTTGATCAAGAAAAGATGCGCATCTTAGTCTGTGCTGGTACAGGATGTGTGGCCAACGGCTCTTTAAAGGTATACGCAGCATTAAAAAGAATGATTGAAGAAAAGGGACTTCTAACCAGTGTTGAGCTAGTAGAAGAAGTAAGTCACGAAGGGATAGCTGTAAACATAAGTGGTTGTCACGGTTTTTGTCAGATGGGACCTCTGGTTCGTTTTGAACCATCTGGACTACTTTACTGCAAGGTAAAAGAAGAAGATGCGGAAGAAATCGTTAATACAACCGTTCTAAATAACGGTATTGTGGAACGTTTATTATATGAGGATCCTAATACCGGTGAAAAAATTAAAACACAGGATGAAAACCCTTTCTATAAACGCCAAGAACGCGTGACTTTACGTTATTGTGGCCGTATTGATCCCGATGATATCTATGATTATATTGCGCACCGCGGCTATCGGGCCATCAGCAAGATACTACAGGAAATGAACCCAGAAGAAGTTATTAAGGAAGTTAACGATTCCGGTTTAAGGGGTCGGGGCGGCGGTGGATTCCCCACTGGTCGCAAATGGTCCTTTGCTGCTTCGCAACCTGGACCCAAGAAATATATCATTTGTAACGGAGATGAGGGTGATCCGGGCGCCTTCATGGATCGTTCTGTAATGGAGGGCAACCCACACTCCGTATTAGAGGGCATGATGATTGCTGGATACGCCATAGGGGCTAATGAGGGTTATATCTATGCTAGAGCCGAATATCCCCTGGCAATTAAACGCATGCGTAAGGCTATTGCAGACGCCGAAGCACATGGATTATTGGGCAACAATATTTTAGGCAGTGATTTTAATTTCAAAATTAATATCAAAGAAGGTGCCGGAGCCTTTGTATGCGGTGAGGAAACTGCTCTTATCGCCTCCATTGAAGGTGAACGCGGTATGCCTCGTCCACGTCCTCCCTTCCCGGCTGTTAAAGGTTTATGGGGATGTCCCACCATTATTAACAACGTAGAAACCTTGGCAAACCTACGCTACATTATCAACAATGGAGCTGGCGAGTTCAAAAAATATGGTACTGCCGGCAGCTCTGGAACCAAAACCTTTGCCCTGGCTGGTCAGGTGCAAAATACGGGTCTAGTAGAAGTGCCCATGGGCGTTACCCTGCGTGAAGTGGTATTTGACATTGGTGGTGGTCTCAGGGATGGAAAAAAATATAAATCTGTTCAAATTGGTGGCCCCTCCGGTGGTTGTCTAACAGAAGATAAATTAGATTTGCCCCTAGATTATGATGAATTAATGAAAGTGGGCGCCATGATTGGTTCCGGTGGCTTGGTTGTTATGGGTGATGACACCTGCATGGTCGAAACCGCCAAGTTCTTTATGGGCTTCGTGCAAAACGAATCCTGCGGCAAATGTGTCCCCTGCCGCGAGGGAACCAAACAATTACTGGCCCTTTTAACCAAGATAACTGAGGGAAAAGGAACTGAAGCAGATCTTGATCTTTTGGAAGAATTGGCACAAAACGTTAAGGACGGGTCTTTATGCGGACTAGGAAAAACTGCACCGAACCCGGTTCTGACCACTCTCCGTTACTTCCGTGACGAATATATTGCGCACGTACGTGACAAAAAATGTCCTGCAGGTGCCTGTCAAGCCTTAAAGGAATACTACATTAATCCTGAAAAATGCAAGGGTTGTACTGTATGTTCCAGAGTATGTCCCGCCGGTGCCATCACCGGAGAAAAGAAGCAACCCCATGTCATTAATGTAGATCTCTGCTTGAAGTGCGGTGCTTGTATGGAAAAATGTAAGTTTGGCTCTATAGAGATCAGGTAG
- a CDS encoding YkgJ family cysteine cluster protein, protein MSKNLKSTDTFNFSCHEGLSCFKQCCRDINIFLTPYDVLRMKQSLGMVSGEFLNMYTHVMRVPGSGFPVVILKMREDNLVCPFITDYGCKVYNVRPWSCRMAPIEVRGEGLYGVAFEKSHCHGLEESRRWTVEEWMKNQGLYEYQEPEELFGQIPLKIRLTGEKSADQHIMDMIFMGCYDLDRFREILTANPSIVQNSQIEVDIKDDLSLMKFAFRWLPEQLNDSKQRQVLRAIVDKQRTNS, encoded by the coding sequence ATGAGCAAAAATTTGAAATCAACAGATACGTTTAATTTTTCCTGCCATGAAGGCCTTTCCTGTTTTAAGCAATGCTGCAGGGATATTAATATATTTTTAACCCCCTATGATGTGTTGCGTATGAAACAATCCTTGGGAATGGTATCAGGAGAGTTTTTGAATATGTATACACATGTTATGCGTGTCCCAGGTTCAGGCTTTCCGGTGGTAATCCTCAAAATGCGCGAGGACAATCTGGTTTGTCCCTTTATAACTGATTATGGTTGTAAAGTGTATAATGTAAGACCCTGGTCCTGTCGAATGGCACCAATAGAAGTAAGGGGAGAAGGACTGTACGGTGTTGCCTTTGAAAAATCCCATTGCCACGGGTTGGAAGAAAGCAGACGATGGACTGTGGAGGAATGGATGAAAAATCAGGGACTGTATGAATACCAGGAACCTGAAGAACTATTTGGACAGATTCCTCTTAAAATTAGGTTAACCGGGGAAAAGAGTGCAGACCAACATATTATGGATATGATTTTTATGGGATGTTATGATCTTGATAGGTTTAGGGAAATACTCACGGCCAATCCTTCGATAGTTCAAAACAGTCAAATAGAAGTGGATATTAAGGATGACCTTTCGTTAATGAAATTTGCCTTCAGATGGTTACCGGAGCAACTTAATGATTCAAAACAGCGGCAAGTTTTAAGGGCTATTGTTGACAAACAAAGAACAAATAGCTAA